Proteins encoded within one genomic window of Natator depressus isolate rNatDep1 chromosome 1, rNatDep2.hap1, whole genome shotgun sequence:
- the LOC141986675 gene encoding LOW QUALITY PROTEIN: glioma pathogenesis-related protein 1-like (The sequence of the model RefSeq protein was modified relative to this genomic sequence to represent the inferred CDS: inserted 2 bases in 1 codon), which produces MKIMLSLPVMVVLXLSVCCYSYEPSTLPDTRDKQFIEECVTVHNRFRSRVNPAASNMLHMSWDPDLAKTARAWAKTCQFKHNIYLKIRGKAHPTFTSVGENIWTGSLHIFSVTAALTSWYNEFKDYAYGTNTCTNMCGHYTQVVWATSYKVGCAVHFCPTVTGFRGSKAAHFICNYGPAGNYPTQPYNTGAACSKCNGEKCVDNLCENPEREKVISNSGWYPDWDKYPDQDKAMCDQYCITVLILRPSLIVLTFGAVWFLQKHYPQISISD; this is translated from the exons ATGAAAATCATGCTGTCCCTTCCTGTGATGGTAGTATT GCTCTCTGTTTGCTGCTACTCTTATGAGCCAAGTACTTTACCTGATACAAGAGACAAACAGTTTATTGAGGAGTGTGTGACAGTTCATAACCGTTTTCGGTCCCGGGTGAATCCAGCAGCCAGCAACATGCTTCACATG agctgggacccaGATTTGGCAAAGACAGCCAGAGCATGGGCAAAGACATGTCAGTTTAAACATAATATCTATCTCAAGATACGTGGGAAGGCCCACCCTACCTTTACTTCTGTTGGAGAAAACATCTGGACTGGGTCTCTCCACATTTTTTCTGTGACTGCAGCCCTCACTAGTTGGTACAATGAATTCAAAGACTACGCCTATGGCACTAACACTTGCACCAACATGTGTGGCCATTACACTCAG GTTGTTTGGGCGACAAGTTACAAAGTTGGCTGCGCTGTTCACTTTTGCCCTACAGTAACAGGGTTTCGTGGATCGAAGGCAGCACATTTCATTTGCAACTATGGGCCAGC TGGGAATTATCCGACACAGCCTTATAACACGGGAGCAGCATGCAGCAAATGCAACGGTGAGAAGTGTGTGGATAACCTATGTG AAAATCCAGAGCGTGAGAAAGTCATAA GTAACTCTGGGTGGTATCCAGACTGGGACAAGTATCCAGACCAGGATAAAGCCATGTGTGACCAGTACTGCATCACTGTTCTAATTTTAAGGCCCTCACTAATTGTACTGACTTTTGGAGCTGTCTGGTTTCTACAGAAGCATTATCCCCAAATATCTATAAGTGACTAA